A genomic stretch from Xenopus laevis strain J_2021 chromosome 6S, Xenopus_laevis_v10.1, whole genome shotgun sequence includes:
- the LOC108695523 gene encoding zinc finger protein 2, with protein MDHRKVHVSFDEVAVYFSEEEWKHLEVWQKELYNEVMQDIMKTLWSLEDNLVRGDGKQNPAGYALMPQWSNDKGAPVRTNHSETAKLKHDQGKNTHMLGNLNHRFQEREGLSHPDQVTGHKDNLEHTLLQDIHKCTIDILYQCIDCKEIFSSQSLFDAHMIRHTAQAASSYNNSPWNYLGASCLTAVPSREMYESHSSLVGVSACAAEENWLRCLYCTKQFSDLSILMEHERSHRERKAFICSECGKSFHRLSILKVHQRIHTGERPYACPDCGKRFSQRFNVVIHQRIHTGERPYNCPKCNKSFRYQTTLLKHEKAKCVGTIPTTYPLQKAKNFQTLLLKNALPLKVTQPTTIQPPLTSEPLSSSSLLFVSPKPIIATPFTLVSKNRSIGGLAPPLQNISRHKNHINGTSIIPTKDHHPIEKQFRCGHCNKHFVHWKQLKEHQKSHVDTQNMCTVCNKSFCRRSTLLIHQRTHTGEKPYTCNECGKKFSQRFNLVIHQRIHSDEKPYQCHKCGKDYRYRTALLRHQRNPPCAPKQSFSKSTLTSHGELPSPSNRALQGLANNKQQPITKKTSFSTTEKTRDEIVSRMWADLYKGIEMHC; from the exons ATGGACCATAGGAAG GTCCACGTGAGCTTTGATGAGGTGGCCGTGTACTTCTCAGAAGAAGAATGGAAACACTTAGAGGTCTGGCAGAAAGAGCTTTACAATGAAGTCATGCAGGACATCATGAAGACCCTGTGGTCACTAG AAGACAACCTTGTGAGAGGAGACGGAAAGCAAAATCCAGCAGGCTATGCATTGATGCCACAATGGAGCAATGACAAGGGAGCACCAGTGAGAACTAATCACAGTGAGACTGCAAAGCTAAAACACGATCAGGGCAAAAACACACATATGCTTGGAAACCTAAACCATAGATTCCAAGAGAGGGAAGGCTTGTCACATCCAGACCAAGTTACTGGCCACAAAGACAATTTAGAGCATACCTTATTGCAGGATATACATAAATGCACGATAGACATACTGTACCAGTGTATTGATTGCAAGGAGATCTTCTCCAGCCAGTCACTGTTTGATGCACACATGATCAGACACACTGCCCAGGCTGCAAGTTCATACAACAATTCTCCATGGAATTATTTAGGGGCATCATGTTTGACGGCAGTGCCAAGTAGAGAAATGTATGAGTCTCACTCCAGTTTAGTGGGTGTCTCTGCATGTGCAGCAGAAGAGAATTGGTTGCGTTGCCTCTACTGTACCAAACAGTTCTCAGACTTGAGTATCCTTATGGAGCATGAAAGGAGCCACCGGGAACGCAAGGCATTTATATGCTCTGAATGCGGGAAGAGCTTTCATAGGCTCTCCATACTTAAGGTCCATCAGAGGATCCACACTGGAGAAAGGCCCTACGCTTGTCCCGATTGCGGTAAAAGGTTTAGCCAGAGATTCAATGTTGTTATTCACCAGAGGATCCACACAGGGGAAAGGCCGTACAATTGCCCCAAGTGCAATAAAAGCTTTCGTTATCAGACTACCCTTCTTAAGCACGAGAAGGCAAAGTGTGTTGGAACCATCCCTACAACATACCCCCTGCAAAAGGCAAAAAACTTTCAAACGTTGTTGCTCAAGAATGCCCTGCCACTCAAAGTTACCCAGCCAACCACTATTCAGCCTCCGTTAACATCCGAACCCCTTTCCTCGTCTTCTCTGTTGTTTGTTTCCCCCAAACCCATAATTGCAACACCATTTACTTTAGTATCAAAAAATAGGTCCATTGGAGGGTTGGCTCCTCCACTGCAAAACATTAGCAGGCATAAAAATCACATCAATGGTACGTCAATAATTCCTACAAAAGATCACCACCCAATAGAGAAGCAGTTTAGATGCGGCCACTGCAACAAACATTTTGTCCATTGGAAACAACTGAAGGAGCACCAGAAATCCCATGTGGACACACAGAACATGTGCACAGTTTGCAATAAGagcttctgtagaaggtccacacTCCTCATCCATCAGagaacccacacaggagagaaaccatacaCGTGCAATGAGTGTGGCAAAAAGTTCAGCCAGAGATTCAATCTTGTCATCCACCAACGGATTCACTCTGATGAGAAGCCTTATCAGTGTCATAAATGCGGCAAAGATTATCGATACAGGACGGCCCTGCTCAGGCACCAGAGAAATCCTCCCTGTGCTCCAAAACAAAGCTTTTCCAAGTCCACTTTGACATCTCATGGAGAGCTTCCTTCACCCTCTAATCGTGCCTTACAGGGACTGGCAAATAATAAACAACAGCCAATCACTAAGAAGACTTCCTTCTCAACAACTGAAAAAACACGGGACGAAATTGTGTCCAGAATGTGGGCAGACCTCTACAAGGGCATCGAAATGCACTGCTGA